The sequence below is a genomic window from bacterium.
CACAACCGGGTCATCCCGCGCGATGCCCTCCTGCCCGGCGACGAGGTTGTCGCGATCAACGGGCAGGTCTTGCGCGATGTCATCGACGCGCTGTTCTTCGGCGCCGAGGAAAGGCTCGAATTGACCGTGCGCCGTCCCGACGGGACCGAGGCCACGCTCAAATTGCGCAAGCGCATCGATGCCGACCTCGGCATCGAGTGGGAGCCGGACAAAATCCGCATTTGCAAAGCCGACTGCGATTTCTGTTTCGTCAAGCAGCAGCCGAAGAAGGTGATGCGCCGCACGCTGTACATCAAGGATGACGACTACCGGCTGTCGTTTCTGCATGGCAACTTCGTCACGCTCACCAACATGACCGATGAGGACTACGAGCGGGTCTTCACCCAGCGACTTTCGCCCTTGTACGTGTCGGTGCACTCGACCGACGACCAGGTCCGGCGCGACTTCCTGCGCAAGCCGGACGCCAAGCCGATTCTGCCGCTGCTGAAATGGCTGCATGAGCACCGCATCCAGACCCATACGCAGCTGGTCGTCACGCCGGGACTTAACGATGGCGCGCCGCTGTGGAAGTCGTTCGATGATCTTTTGGCCCTGTACCCCGATGTGCTTTCGGTGGGTGTGGTGCCGATCGGCCTGACCAAGCACCGCAACGACCTGCCGAATCTCTCGCTGGTGCCGCCCGCATTGGCCGGCGAGATCCTCGACCAGATCGACAAACGGCACAAGAAGATGAGGAAGAAGCACGATGCCGGCGTCATCTACGCCGCCGACGAGATGTTCCTCATCGCCGGACGCGAGATTCCGCCGGAGTCGTATTACGACGACTACTGCCAGATCGAAAACGGGGTCGGGATGGTGCGGCAGTTGCTGGCCGCCTACGACGCCCACGAAGCGGAACTGCCGCGCCGGCTGGCACGGCCCATGCGGTTCTGTGTCGCCACCGGGACATCGGCCGGGCCGTTCATTAGCCAACTCTGCGAGCGCGCCACCCGGCGCACCAAGAACCT
It includes:
- a CDS encoding DUF512 domain-containing protein; translated protein: MPIVRSVVHNRVIPRDALLPGDEVVAINGQVLRDVIDALFFGAEERLELTVRRPDGTEATLKLRKRIDADLGIEWEPDKIRICKADCDFCFVKQQPKKVMRRTLYIKDDDYRLSFLHGNFVTLTNMTDEDYERVFTQRLSPLYVSVHSTDDQVRRDFLRKPDAKPILPLLKWLHEHRIQTHTQLVVTPGLNDGAPLWKSFDDLLALYPDVLSVGVVPIGLTKHRNDLPNLSLVPPALAGEILDQIDKRHKKMRKKHDAGVIYAADEMFLIAGREIPPESYYDDYCQIENGVGMVRQLLAAYDAHEAELPRRLARPMRFCVATGTSAGPFISQLCERATRRTKNLDVVPLIVQNDFWGHSVTVSGLLTGADISAQFLAANLDVDALILPPEALNTDGLFIDDDTLPEMQSRIERPVLTSEYDFIATLKNSITAVRSSQAAALS